The following are from one region of the Ruficoccus sp. ZRK36 genome:
- the modA gene encoding molybdate ABC transporter substrate-binding protein: protein MKRILPLILAFTLLHAGCSKKNETSSSATSETPTLTLYVAASLTDVMQEIGKAFETDHDVKLVYNFASSGALAQQIMAAPRADVYVSANERWMNEVDKAGEMAPGTRKLLLHNALVVIENASGDYSMSGPLDLPGMDFKFLSVGDPGHVPAGRYAKRWLEGVSSPDGKTVWSQLEGRLAPAPDVRAALAQVEGKDDVIGVVYRTDYLAYKDKVKLIYQVPTDVINIAYPTAVLSASKEPALAGEFVDFLFSPEAQKLLSDEGFIVGDTK, encoded by the coding sequence ATGAAAAGAATCCTGCCACTGATCCTTGCTTTCACGCTGCTGCATGCTGGTTGTAGTAAAAAAAATGAGACGTCTTCATCTGCGACCTCGGAGACGCCAACCCTCACGCTCTACGTAGCCGCCAGCCTGACGGATGTCATGCAGGAGATCGGCAAAGCCTTTGAGACTGATCACGACGTGAAGCTGGTCTACAATTTCGCCAGCTCGGGCGCCCTTGCGCAGCAGATCATGGCAGCGCCTCGGGCGGACGTCTATGTCAGCGCGAACGAGCGCTGGATGAACGAGGTCGACAAGGCCGGTGAAATGGCGCCCGGCACACGAAAGCTTCTGCTGCACAATGCCCTGGTGGTGATCGAAAATGCCAGTGGCGACTACTCCATGAGCGGTCCGCTTGATCTGCCGGGGATGGATTTTAAGTTTCTCTCTGTCGGCGACCCCGGGCATGTCCCGGCCGGTCGTTACGCCAAAAGGTGGCTGGAGGGCGTGTCGAGCCCCGATGGTAAAACCGTCTGGAGCCAGCTGGAGGGCCGGCTCGCCCCGGCCCCTGACGTGCGCGCCGCTCTGGCTCAGGTCGAGGGTAAGGACGACGTCATCGGCGTAGTTTACCGCACAGACTATCTCGCTTATAAGGACAAGGTGAAGCTCATCTATCAGGTGCCCACTGATGTGATAAATATCGCCTATCCGACGGCCGTCCTCTCCGCCAGTAAGGAGCCCGCTCTGGCCGGGGAGTTCGTGGACTTCCTCTTCAGCCCCGAGGCACAGAAGCTGCTCAGCGACGAAGGTTTTATCGTGGGAGACACCAAATAA
- the modB gene encoding molybdate ABC transporter permease subunit: MESVFSVIVSTLGWALLSTLVVMLAGVPLAYLLARREFIGKRAISAIVSLPMVLPPTAVGYLLLSLLADNGPLGRNTIGIDLDILLNWKGIIVAYSVMSFPLFVRTARVSFEAVSPRLEAMSLTLGRGRLHTFLVITLPLATRGLIAGLILAFTRAMGEFGATVILAGNIPGRTQTLASAIYSAQQAGNDHRANILLATALGLGFVLVYLTERLSVMPGFRENRLSGR, from the coding sequence ATGGAATCTGTTTTTTCCGTCATCGTATCGACACTGGGGTGGGCATTGTTGTCCACCCTGGTTGTTATGCTCGCCGGGGTCCCGCTGGCCTATCTGCTGGCGCGGCGCGAGTTCATCGGTAAGCGGGCCATCTCGGCCATCGTCAGCCTGCCCATGGTGCTGCCCCCCACGGCGGTGGGCTATCTACTGCTGAGCCTGCTCGCTGACAATGGCCCGCTGGGCAGAAATACGATCGGGATCGACCTGGATATCCTTCTCAACTGGAAAGGCATTATCGTGGCCTACAGCGTGATGTCGTTCCCGCTTTTTGTGCGCACGGCGCGGGTGAGCTTTGAGGCGGTGAGCCCGCGATTGGAGGCCATGTCGCTGACGCTGGGGCGCGGCCGCCTGCACACTTTTCTCGTCATCACACTGCCGCTGGCTACACGGGGGTTGATTGCCGGTCTCATCCTGGCCTTTACACGGGCGATGGGTGAGTTTGGAGCGACGGTCATCCTCGCCGGTAACATCCCCGGCCGCACGCAAACGCTGGCCTCGGCGATCTATAGCGCACAGCAGGCCGGTAACGACCACCGCGCGAACATCCTGCTGGCGACGGCGTTGGGGCTGGGTTTTGTGCTGGTTTACCTGACCGAGCGCTTGTCGGTCATGCCGGGTTTCAGGGAGAACCGCCTGTCTGGGCGCTGA
- the modC gene encoding molybdenum ABC transporter ATP-binding protein: MEGRLDIHLRVPLDQFVLELEYTSTQPVIGVFGPSGCGKTTLLETVAGIRKIAGIEGVIRFNGTAWLDSEHKVNLPPQSRDIGYVPQDHLLFPHYSVKKNLLAGQARAVRSRHDPEATFRDVVQTLHLEPLLERTVSTLSGGERQRVALGRALCSGPGLLLLDEPLASLDITLRRRVLPFLLKVRDRFRIPMLIVSHDPFELQALCSEVIALRRGQMIACEPPARLFTREDIYPVAATHGFENVLPAVITEHGEHKTTVRLGEDGTGPTVNVLPVEAEPGERLMLGFPANDILIATEHFDGLSARNSLPAAITELRRLDKHFIALAQLEGSPLEPLAVEVTPDAVQELGLEPGKPVHLLMKSSAIRAYL; encoded by the coding sequence ATGGAAGGACGCCTAGACATTCACCTGAGGGTGCCGCTGGACCAGTTTGTCCTGGAACTTGAATACACCTCCACCCAGCCGGTGATCGGTGTTTTCGGTCCCTCCGGCTGCGGGAAAACAACACTGCTGGAGACGGTGGCAGGCATTCGCAAGATCGCCGGTATCGAGGGCGTGATCCGCTTTAACGGTACGGCATGGCTCGACTCCGAGCATAAGGTCAACCTGCCGCCGCAGTCGCGCGACATCGGCTATGTCCCGCAGGACCACCTGCTTTTTCCGCACTACAGCGTAAAAAAGAATCTGCTCGCGGGGCAGGCGAGGGCGGTCCGCAGCCGCCACGACCCGGAGGCCACCTTTCGGGATGTCGTGCAGACCCTTCATCTGGAGCCACTGCTGGAGCGCACAGTGTCCACACTCTCCGGTGGGGAACGCCAGCGCGTAGCCCTCGGTCGCGCCCTGTGCTCAGGACCGGGACTGCTCCTGCTCGACGAGCCGCTGGCCTCGCTGGACATTACCCTGCGCCGCCGCGTGCTCCCGTTTCTCCTGAAAGTCCGGGACCGCTTCCGCATCCCGATGCTGATTGTTTCGCACGACCCTTTTGAGCTTCAGGCCCTGTGCAGCGAGGTTATCGCCCTGCGCCGGGGGCAGATGATCGCCTGCGAGCCTCCGGCCCGGCTTTTTACCCGCGAGGATATTTACCCGGTCGCGGCGACGCATGGTTTTGAAAATGTCCTGCCTGCGGTCATCACCGAGCATGGCGAGCACAAGACCACTGTCCGCCTGGGCGAAGACGGTACCGGCCCGACTGTTAACGTCCTGCCCGTAGAGGCCGAGCCCGGCGAACGCCTCATGCTGGGCTTCCCCGCCAACGACATCCTCATCGCCACCGAGCACTTTGACGGCCTCTCGGCCCGTAACAGCCTGCCCGCGGCCATCACCGAGCTGCGCCGCCTGGACAAGCACTTCATCGCACTGGCACAGCTGGAGGGCAGTCCGCTGGAGCCGCTGGCGGTCGAGGTCACGCCCGATGCCGTTCAGGAGCTGGGGCTCGAGCCCGGTAAGCCGGTCCACCTGCTCATGAAGTCCAGCGCCATCCGCGCCTATCTCTAA